The DNA region ATCTCGAACAATTGTGGAGGTCTTTGAGGCTACGATTGCTTTCGAGCCTCAGCGATTCGCTTTCTGCATTGTTTTGGTTGGGAATTCTCTTTGAGGATTGTTGCGGGTCTGGAGATGGTTTGGAAACTTTTATGGCGATGTCGTTAGTTAGTGGGTTTGTGTGCTCGTTCGACTTTATCGTCTTCTCTTTTTATTAACTTCCTGTTTTTTTTAGGATCTTGGTTTCGGTTCTATGGCATTTTCTTTGTTCTATGTTGTTGGTCTTTTGGTTTGCTTGGTTGGGTTGAGTCTTTGTTTAAGTAGGTTTCATGCGGCTAAATAGGATCCCATTTCAGTTGAATATGCCGTTGTTTTTCGATTTCAAATGGAGACCTCTCCAATTGATGATGACGATAAGTTTAGAGTTAAAGCATGCTCTTATGCTTGTGAGGTTTGTGTTTGAGAATTTTGAAGTTTTTTGCTTTAATGGTTGAATTTTTCccgtttattttatttattcggTCACTGTACTCGACATGTTGAGAGAGTTATTCTTAACTTTTTATATCTACGAAAAATGAGTATATATTTGTTAGAATGAACAGTCAGACACGTGAtgcaaaaaattatttaatttgcaTATTTTGATTAATATGTAATACTATTTAAAAACTAGTAAAAGATAAAATCTCACACAATAAATTGCTTAGTGCACATatacaataaaataattataagagGTGGCTCCAATGACGACAATCTTCTAGAATAGTCAAATAAAAATGCTCGGCTGTttgttgtaccaaaaaaattcaTGGAAAATACACACATGAAATTAATTGATTAGGCATAAGTGTGTGGTACGAAATTAGTTTTTAAATAATTACGTTAAGAGCATTGCTATAGAGCACGAAGGAATTGGCACACCCAAAGCACGACAAGTTGTTTCATGTTTTATGGAAAACAACTCAAATtgttaataaataaaaagacaaaaaaaaaattggtaaaaTGCACTTGTCGTGGGTCTCGTGCATGGAAGTTCTCGTGCCTCATATCATTATTCTTACGTTAAATATGCTTTTAGTCCCTATAAAATACTTATCAAATTAGTCTCTGTCTTTATTGTGAGTTTTGAATTCAATCCCTACTTAAAAAATACTAAGTGATATATTCATTCATTTTGGTAtcaaattttttaaatcatgTTTTTGTGTAGTCAATTCTTTCTGCAGGCCCCAACTGCATCCACTTTCCTCTACCCTTCCTTTCAGATTTCCCTTGTCCTCTCAGTCCTTGTTTTTGTCATTTTCTTTCTCTATATATCACAACCTCATGCAACAACCAGCACCATTTCCACAAAGCACAATTCCAATTGGTAAAAATCAATATACACAAGACACAATCACTCAACTAAACCAAATACAAACACAGACAGGATCTATGGAAGTAGCAGTGGCAGTGcctcctccaccacctcctCTTCCTGACTTCAACTTCAACTTCGACAGCAACTGCTCCTCCCCTTACACCACCGCACCTTCAAGCCCCCGACGCTTTACCAACTTCTTCTTCAGCGCCCCCGCCAGCCCCACCcactctctcttcctccactctgccgccaccaccaccaccaaccaccATGCTGCTGATGCCGATGAAAATTTCGAATTCGACTTCAGCGGCGACTTCGGCAGACCACCCTCCCTCTCCGCTGATGAACTCTTCCATGGCGGGAAAATTCGCCCCTTATCCGAAACCGCAAAGAAATCAGCATCAAAGAAAGAACCTAACAGAATCGTTCAAAAAGAACAAAGAACAAGCAGCAAAAGAGTAGAAATAATTCAAATTCGTTCTTCATCGTTCTCActtccatcatcaccaccacgatcatcttcatcaaatcatcataTAGGAAGTGGAAGAAGATCTGCATCAGCGGTTTCCGAGTCACATAATGTTTTCCACCAAATTGAATCCACCAACAATAATAGCAACAATTCCAATAATTCCATCAccaacacaacaacaacaacaacaactgaaTCTGAAACTGCAGCTTCAACTTTTTCTTCATTCCTACAATCGATTTCGTTTGCGAAAGGTTACAGAAAATGGAGATTGAAAGATTTTCTACTGTTTCGGAGCGCTTCAGAGGGAAGAGCAACAGACAAGGATCCACTGAGGAAGTACGCGATAGCGCAGCAGCAACACGAGGATGGTGTGAGCGGTTCAAGTTTTCGGTCCACGGAGAGTTCCGGTTCGGTTTCGAGAAGGAGAGGACCGGTTTCGGCTCATGAGTTGCATTACACGCTGAACCGGGCTGCTTCAGTGGAGATGAGGAAGAAGACCATGTTGCCTTACAAGCAAGGGTTGTTGGGATGCTTGGGCTTCAATCAGGGCACGCGTCAAATCAGTGGAAGATTTGGGTCCTTTGATCGTTCATAATCCAGATAACTCATCTGGATCTTcacttcttttttgttttttttcttttttcttttgagttaatggtcaaattagtcattCAGTGGAAAAATGATGTTCAGTGGCCGGTCAAAAACTACTGTCAAGTAGTTATAATAATAACCGTCACTAAACATGATTTTTTCAAACTAAAGTCAAACACTTGCTTACAAAATTATGGGCTAATTTAACCATTaacttttcttaaaaaaatagtcTTGCtgttattattttttggttaattagttaaatAATCCTTTCGTGGAGATAATATGTACATGCAAAACTAATTAGAAGCTCAAAATAATGCCAAAACAGTTAAATTACAGGTTTTGTTGTAATTTTTATTCGGGTTAGTGACTAAATTAATCTCTAAGTTTGTtagtgaatttaattttagtccatatgaagaaaaaatagcATTTAGTAACAGTTATAAACC from Lotus japonicus ecotype B-129 chromosome 2, LjGifu_v1.2 includes:
- the LOC130737403 gene encoding uncharacterized protein LOC130737403 → MQQPAPFPQSTIPIGKNQYTQDTITQLNQIQTQTGSMEVAVAVPPPPPPLPDFNFNFDSNCSSPYTTAPSSPRRFTNFFFSAPASPTHSLFLHSAATTTTNHHAADADENFEFDFSGDFGRPPSLSADELFHGGKIRPLSETAKKSASKKEPNRIVQKEQRTSSKRVEIIQIRSSSFSLPSSPPRSSSSNHHIGSGRRSASAVSESHNVFHQIESTNNNSNNSNNSITNTTTTTTTESETAASTFSSFLQSISFAKGYRKWRLKDFLLFRSASEGRATDKDPLRKYAIAQQQHEDGVSGSSFRSTESSGSVSRRRGPVSAHELHYTLNRAASVEMRKKTMLPYKQGLLGCLGFNQGTRQISGRFGSFDRS